One genomic window of Monodelphis domestica isolate mMonDom1 chromosome 1, mMonDom1.pri, whole genome shotgun sequence includes the following:
- the HELZ2 gene encoding helicase with zinc finger domain 2 isoform X2 produces the protein MPSLKKGLLARLQSQLDLCVGCSVCSQALNESTYITHTIEHNCPREILLARAKGAPEHKEWRKVGRRPSFPRPRRYEVCRYYKPGMGCRKHHNQCTFARSPEEALVWTFERENNIPRLWLKAEVQGSLYQGTPRILTAAEEIGAEFGGNFQELCKPCFRKCPPQVTFRGPNLPCPQHRASSLLIIHITSEGLRKKQLVEIRPKPWPGRVLEYCMYVSRGYPCRHGAIRCQYAHSDVEMAVWEAESMGCLTRSELLKLPATLESGIGAGTSGEDGGRNGSSSAPPQIQLYCRACLVTCNSQESFENHCSSLEHTQMVAYDKGTLWEYRAPPIGLRKFKLCSRLDICEYGNGCTQAHSVEELQEWILRAQAAQMREESARQDGLLSYQDRLLHEYQHCNNEMLVMSESIGDVTVHCDQPLQCHVEDKKSQCRWKFIIQSKDPLQHVALLKRQTGAVFSLVIPGLPPGQLYAHGSRFHMQGAVMTFQVEVLVECIAFGSYEQWVAFDFGCRPVLVRKLHVQVGQRKTAGISPTCPQDHDCLMELIRWHSGNRCVVPSVARADEQMRLLAKYKLNPQQLEYYMSMASDHIPITPVNYRDRMHQFLYVEEEAQQQLVAKLNLQVQVTLTSKMQTLAMGLKCAAPGELFAKVPIPCSLTPDTDQGYLLSRAVNTAYVAPVPAPDNRVYEVQVEVKATSDQNVWLLLPAHCCSALGLKDEDTKLMEIQFQIDRTVFGIWHQAIDALQDDKLVTPNMSACSLPSLRPPPQELRGNPKQKQAISFITGIASPLSRVPPLLIYGPFGTGKTYTLAMATLEVMKQPNTKVLICTHTNSAADIYIREYFHAYVTAGHPEAVPLRVKSTESFLNQTDPTTLQYCCLTDDRRFFRDPTQAELKQHRIIITTTTLSRSLDVPPGFFSHILIDEAAQMLECEAIIPLAYATRNTRIVLAGDHMQITPKLFSVGDRKSADHTLLNRLFQYYQRENHELAFQSRVIFHENYRSTKAIISFVSRNFYVAKGNPIQASGQIPGHPEKHPLMFCHVAGTPERDITMTSWFNRAEIVEVIEKVQEFYSIWAYQWNSPDLKQICVVSHGSQVKTLRQELRKKQLGEVAVENFENLPGREFRVIILSTVHTRDSLLSSSVPHLEFFSEARVLNTVMTRAQSQVVAVGDAVALCSFGRCSKVWKHFIQECVEMRSVSPVDLTMEQIKQDVAHRQRWARQNGLHPVKIAMEDYLEEEDNDNDTASWVSDAELNADDPILQELLDESKNVAVTVTEDGLLNVTSGARTHHQGQQYLSFPVPVLQKYLRMQPKIYRKCELIKEAFEKASAFTIDDSPPLIIQIRGRTNCGMAFTGDQVLVEILTPELEEQGYSWRPMGRVVGVLERGDRELIFICKMDEFDPRVMIPIDPSVTKIFVPELKDKPNTIPIRRLQRGHIKLISYEKITEETKRNQLFRVQIISWKERFYYPLGIILEILPLPLTLEQGLKILDMEYSLSANGRYPTPVIKEVNQHNYSKFSLRQGQWKDCRDYLTFTVDPQGSRDLDDAISVRDLGTQYEIAVHISDVASFMPKDGALDREARKRGATYYAPGKDPVAMLPSRLSQDLFSLLPHQERRTISLILTVEKEGDQVVKWHITPSMIRSDLQLTYEEAEVIIKSHPGGGAWLPLRLGTVEGCVVAAYHFSQVLRRGRLKGDCYYDQPDEDSPLGSRSSHQMVEELMILFNSYVAKFLVHKDSTKSITPLRCQAEPNPQQVGQLKEKYRHLLPVSLHLSYRLCGQPYNASQVNSSVCNLSILCPLWDHLCQAADSKDYNKMVDLIATDDIHPTLAPAGLEFRKLLSRSYFSRSNSTSLSRAGHYSLQVDWYTWASSPIRRYIDVVLQRQLHAAMGQGQPGYSPEDIDLLCHDFNRKNGRAQAYERKAHCLHLATQLKAQLLTKLCFVVNVESANRFFKVIFPMNRDTLPDPHLVNYRALQLVEQPSFIPERQNIKLVWKKRMYSLDKGKAWTPSPKTLVDTHVMPVSSSIWQDLLLAIQNQNFQKAAALLLRSRGTAQNSYRRPIGQMSRSKCSHYVEVVLELSTGDALQMQLTTDVQRGFLVPSIQMWMLTPSFAICLEHAEKPIDCFSRYASQATKDVYSDPQDYSRVWKPLSAMESASSAVAENDSILLYGVPITWDRERNSQGQMQGTFYLTYTFLKECAIDINFNFCYLCIRMENLKLQGPVEEEEKGEETALIQNFKKLSLCRKAVDPPMVNTLDSCLNVDPDTYTWVAHGLTDEMDQDAKKVDRREERTTIHFFLHHVSMENIPVEVTRKGACFTIEMIPKLLPDIRKEKAIWKLQYASPLITSIALGQPIKEGSYKTIKSSILKHRTFDIPQGKFKLNKSQNSAVLEALQKPFTLIQGPPGTGKTVVGVHIVYWFNKLNQEKPETDPLPLTGDNKNRGEKCILYCGPSNKSVDVVSEILLQWKEELKPLQVYSEQMEAMEFPVPGSYRKMFRKNTREGKPKPELRDIVLHHRIRMPSNPFFRKIIEFDARVRKGDQFSEDEIEEYKSITKLARMVELKNHGIILCTCSCAASSILVKHLNVKQILIDEAGMATEPESLIPLVNFPQAEKVVLLGDHKQLQPFVKNDHCQNLGLEKSLFERYHGQAWMLDIQYRMHNDICRFPSKEFYDNKLKTSLKLKRMPSVFCHPDQVSCPIIFGYVQGVEESLLVSTDEGNENSRANRDEVDHVVRIANQLTLDRTIKPKDIAILSPYNAQVSEINKRLLKEGITGVTVSSIKKSQGSEWRYVILSTVRSCPPGEIDGRPTKSWLKKHLGFVSDPHQVNVGITRAQEGLCIIGNHYLLSCCPMWQRLIDFYTKKGCCVMASSVQVRQRSAVRH, from the exons ATGCCGTCGCTCAAAAAGGGGCTTCTGGCGCGGCTCCAGAGCCAACTGGACCTATGTGTGGGCTGCTCAGTCTGCTCCCAGGCACTGAATGAGAGCACATATATAACACATACAATAGAACACAACTGCCCCCGTGAGATCCTCCTGGCAAGGGCCAAAGGAGCTCCTGAACATAAAGAGTGGAGAAAGGTTGGACGTAGGCCCAGCTTCCCCCGGCCTAGACGTTATGAAGTGTGCCGTTACTACAAACCTGGGATGGGCTGCAGGAAACACCACAACCAGTGCACATTTGCCCGAAGCCCAGAGGAAGCATTGGTTTGGACTTTTGAGAGGGAGAACAATATCCCCAGACTATGGCTGAAAGCTGAAGTGCAGGGCAGCTTATACCAAGGGACTCCCAGGATCCTGACTGCAGCTGAGGAAATAGGGGCTGAATTTGGAGGCAACTTCCAGGAACTTTGTAAACCCTGCTTCCGGAAGTGCCCTCCACAGGTGACCTTCCGGGGCCCAAATCTGCCATGCCCACAGCATCGGGCTTCTAGCCTGCTTATCATACACATAACGAGTGAGGGGCTTAGAAAGAAGCAGCTAGTGGAGATCCGACCCAAACCCTGGCCAGGCCGCGTACTGGAatattgtatgtatgtgtctCGAGGGTATCCCTGTCGGCACGGGGCCATTCGCTGCCAGTACGCTCACAGTGATGTGGAGATGGCTGTGTGGGAAGCTGAGTCTATGGGTTGCCTGACTCGTTCTGAGTTGCTTAAGCTTCCAGCCACACTGGAATCTGGAATAGGGGCTGGGACCAGCGGGGAGGATGGTGGCAGAAATGGGAGTTCGTCAGCTCCACCTCAGATCCAGCTGTACTGTCGTGCCTGCCTCGTGACCTGCAACTCCCAAGAGAgttttgagaaccactgttcaTCCCTGGAGCACACACAGATGGTGGCCTATGACAAGGGGACCCTATGGGAATACAGAGCCCCACCTATCGGGCTCCGCAAATTCAAACTTTGTAGCAG GCTAGATATCTGTGAGTATGGGAATGGATGCACCCAGGCACACTCTGTGGAAGAACTGCAGGAGTGGATCCTGCGGGCACAAGCAGCCCAGATGAGAGAGGAATCAGCCCGGCAGGATGGACTCCTCTCTTACCAGGACCGGCTTTTACATGAATATCAGCACTGCAACAATGAAATGCTGGTG ATGTCTGAGTCTATAGGTGATGTAACTGTGCACTGTGACCAGCCCTTACAATGCCATGTGGAGGACAAGAAATCTCAATGTAGATGGAAATTTATCATCCAATCTAAG GACCCACTGCAACATGTGGCACTCCTCAAACGACAGACGGGAGCAGTCTTTTCCTTAGTGATTCCTGGGCTTCCACCAGGACAACTTTATGCCCATGGCTCAAGGTTCCATATGCAGGGTGCAGTGATGACCTTCCAAGTGGAGGTACTGGTAGAATGCATCGCCTTTGGCAGCTATGAGCAGTGGGTAGCATTTGACTTTGGATGCCGGCCTGTCCTGGTACGGAAGCTACATGTGCAAGTGGGGCAGAGGAAGACGGCTGGGATCTCTCCCACCTGTCCCCAGGACCATGATTGTCTAATGGAACTGATCCGCTGGCACAGTGGAAATCGTTGTGTGGTGCCCAGTGTGGCCAGGGCAGATGAGCAGATGAGGTTGTTAGCTAAGTACAAACTGAACCCCCAGCAACTGGAATATTACATGTCAATGGCTTCTGACCACATTCCTATAACTCCAGTCAATTATCGGGACAGGATGCACCAATTCTTATATGTGGAGGAGGAGGCTCAGCAGCAGCTGGTGGCCAA ACTGAACCTTCAGGTGCAAGTCACACTGACCTCCAAGATGCAGACCTTGGCGATGGGCTTGAAATGTGCAGCACCTGGGGAATTGTTTGCCAAGGTTCCAATTCCTTGTTCTCTGACACCAGACACAGACCAGGGCTATTTGCTAAGTAGGGCTGTGAACACTGCTTACGTGGCGCCTGTCCCTGCCCCTGACAACCGTGTGTATGAGGTTCAGGTGGAAGTCAAGGCCACTTCAGACCAAAATGTGTGGCTTCTGCTGCCAGCCCACTGTTGCTCTGCCTTGGGGCTTAAGGATGAAGACACAAAACTTATGGAAATCCAGTTTCAAATTGACAGGACTGTATTCGGGATATGGCACCAAGCCATTGATGCACTTCAGGATGACAAACTGGTAACACCTAACATGTCTGCCTGTTCTCTGCCTTCTTTGAGGCCACCTCCCCAGGAACTCCGTGGTAATCCAAAACAGAAGCAGGCCATCTCATTTATTACAGGCATAGCCAGTCCTCTGAGCCGAGTGCCTCCACTGCTCATTTATGGTCCATTTGGGACGGGCAAGACATACACACTAGCCATGGCCACACTAGAAGTTATGAAACAACCAAACACCAAGGTGTTGATCTGCACCCACACCAACAG TGCTGCTGACATCTACATCCGAGAGTACTTTCATGCCTATGTCACAGCTGGACACCCTGAGGCTGTGCCACTGAGAGTCAAAAGCACTGAGAGCTTCCTTAACCAGACAGACCCAACTACACTGCAGTATTGCTGCCTCACAGATGATAGACGCTTCTTCCGTGACCCAACTCAGGCAGAACTTAAACAACACCGCATTataatcaccaccaccaccttgtCCCGCTCCCTGGATGTGCCACCTGGTTTTTTTTCCCACATTCTCATTGATGAGGCTGCTCAGATGTTAGAGTGCGAAGCCATAATTCCACTAGCCTATGCCACTCGGAACACACGCATTGTCCTGGCTGGGGACCACATGCAAATCACCCCCAAACTCTTCAGTGTGGGGGATAGGAAGTCTGCAGACCATACACTACTCAATCGTCTATTCCAGTACTATCAGCGGGAGAATCATGAATTGGCTTTCCAGAGCAGGGTCATCTTTCATGAAAACTACCGTTCCACCAAAGCCATCATTTCCTTTGTTTCTAGGAATTTCTATGTGGCTAAGGGCAACCCTATTCAGGCTAGTGGACAGATCCCTGGCCACCCAGAGAAGCACCCGCTCATGTTTTGCCATGTGGCTGGTACTCCTGAGAGAGATATAACAATGACATCATGGTTCAACAGGGCTGAAATAGTGGAGGTCATTGAGAAGGTGCAAGAATTCTACAGTATCTGGGCCTACCAATGGAACAGCCCTGACCTGAAGCAAATTTGTGTTGTGTCCCATGGTTCTCAG GTAAAAACACTGAGACAGGAACTGAGGAAGAAACAACTAGGAGAAGTGGCAGTGGAGAATTTTGAAAATCTGCCAG GTCGTGAATTCCGAGTGATCATCCTCAGCACCGTACACACACGGGACAGCCTGCTCAGCAGTTCAGTCCCCCACCTGGAATTCTTCAGTGAGGCCCGAGTACTGAACACAGTGATGACCAGGGCTCAGTCACAGGTGGTTGCTGTAGGGGATGCTGTGGCCCTGTGTTCCTTTGGACGCTGCAGTAAGGTATGGAAGCACTTCATTCAAGAGTGTGTGGAGATGCGCAGTGTCTCTCCTGTGGACCTCACAATGGAACAAATCAAGCAAGATGTGGCCCATAGGCAGCGCTGGGCCCGGCAAAATGGGCTGCATCCTGTGAAGATAGCCATGGAGGACTACTTAGAAGAGGAGGACAATGACAATGATACTGCCTCATGGGTATCTGATGCTGAACTCAATGCTGATGACCCCATTCTTCAAGAGTTGCTGGATGAAAGCAAGAATGTGGCGGTGACAGTAACTGAGGATGGGCTGCTAAATGTGACATCAGGTGCTCGGACCCACCATCAGGGACAACAGTATTTAAGCTTTCCTGTGCCAGTGTTGCAGAAATATCTACGCATGCAGCCgaagatatatagaaaatgtGAACTGATAAAGGAGGCCTTTGAAAAAGCATCTGCCTTCACCATAGATGATTCTCCACCTCTCATTATTCAAATCAGAGGACGTACCAATTGCGGTATGGCCTTCACAGGTGACCAAGTTCTAGTGGAAATCTTGACTCCAGAATTGGAGGAACAGGGATACTCCTGGCGCCCCATGGGCCGAGTGGTAGGTGTACTGGAAAGGGGTGACCGAGAACTCATTTTCATATGCAAGATGGATGAGTTTGACCCCCGAGTAATGATTCCCATTGACCCTTCAGTCACCAAGATCTTTGTCCCAGAGCTAAAAGATAAGCCCAACACTATTCCCATCCGCCGTTTACAACGGGGACACATTAAACTTATTAGCTATGAGAAGATAACTGAGGAGACCAAGCGCAATCAACTCTTTCGTGTACAGATCATCTCCTGGAAAGAGAGGTTCTATTATCCATTAGGTATCATACTTGAGATCCTTCCTTTGCCTTTGACCTTAGAACAAGGCTTAAAGATTCTGGACATGGAATATTCTTTGAGTGCCAATGGAAGATATCCCACACCAGTCATTAAGGAGGTGAACCAGCACAATTACAGTAAATTTAGTCTACGCCAGGGACAGTGGAAGGACTGCCGGGATTATTTGACCTTTACTGTGGACCCTCAGGGTTCCCGGGATCTCGATGATGCTATCAGTGTCAGGGACCTGGGAACCCAGTACGAGATAGCTGTCCATATATCTGATGTAGCCAGCTTTATGCCAAAGGATGGGGCACTTGACCGTGAGGCTAGGAAGCGTGGTGCTACATACTATGCTCCTGGAAAAGATCCTGTGGCCATGCTTCCATCCAGGCTCAGTCAGGACCTGTTCAGTCTCCTTCCCCACCAAGAACGTCGAACTATCTCCTTGATCCTTACAGTGGAGAAGGAAGGTGACCAAGTAGTGAAATGGCATATCACTCCATCTATGATACGCTCTGATCTTCAGCTGActtatgaggaagctgaggttatCATTAAAAGTCACCCTGGTGGTGGGGCTTGGCTGCCTCTCCGGCTGGGCACTGTAGAAGGCTGTGTTGTGGCTGCTTACCACTTTTCCCAAGTCCTTCGCAGAGGCCGCCTTAAGGGAGATTGCTACTATGACCAACCAGATGAAGATAGCCCTCTTGGCTCACGTAGCTCCCACCAGATGGTTGAGGAACTTATGATTCTATTCAATAGCTATGTAGCTAAGTTCCTGGTACACAAGGATAGCACAAAGTCAATCACTCCTTTGAGGTGCCAGGCTGAGCCCAATCCTCAGCAAGTAGGCCAGCTAAAGGAAAAGTACCGTCACTTGCTCCCTGTGTCCCTCCATCTCTCTTATCGTCTCTGTGGCCAGCCCTACAATGCTTCCCAAGTAAACAGCTCAGTATGCAACCTCTCTATCCTGTGCCCACTTTGGGATCACCTGTGTCAGGCTGCTGACAGCAAGGACTATAACAAGATGGTGGACCTCATTGCCACAGATGACATTCACCCCACTCTGGCCCCAGCTGGACTGGAGTTCCGAAAGCTACTCAGCCGTTCCTACTTTAGCCGTTCAAACTCTACTAGCCTGTCCAGGGCTGGGCACTACTCATTGCAGGTCGACTGGTATACTTGGGCATCTTCCCCCATTAGGCGTTACATTGATGTGGTTCTTCAAAGGCAGCTCCATGCTGCCATGGGCCAGGGTCAGCCTGGCTATTCACCCGAAGATATTGACTTACTATGCCATGACTTCAATCGGAAGAATGGACGTGCCCAGGCTTATGAGCGTAAGGCCCACTGCCTTCATTTGGCCACCCAACTCAAAGCCCAGCTGCTAACAAAATTGTGCTTTGTGGTGAATGTGGAATCTGCAAACCGTTTTTTTAAGGTGATTTTCCCCATGAACCGGGATACCCTGCCTGACCCCCATCTTGTCAATTACCGTGCACTGCAATTGGTAGAGCAGCCTTCCTTTATCCCTGAGCGCCAGAATATAAAGCTGGTATGGAAAAAGCGAATGTACTCTCTGGATAAGGGCAAAGCATGGACTCCATCACCTAAAACCCTGGTGGACACACATGTTATGCCAGTAAGTAGTAGCATCTGGCAGGACCTGCTGCTGGCCATCCAGAACCAGAACTTTCAGAAGGCAGCAGCCCTGCTGCTAAGATCTAGAGGGACTGCCCAGAACTCCTACCGCCGGCCCATAGGCCAGATGTCTCGAAGCAAGTGTTCCCATTATGTAGAGGTGGTACTAGagctaagtactggggatgcCTTGCAGATGCAGCTGACCACTGATGTCCAGAGGGGCTTCCTTGTGCCTTCCATCCAGATGTGGATGTTGACCCCAAGTTTTGCTATTTGCCTGGAGCATGCTGAGAAACCCATTGACTGCTTTTCCCGCTATGCTTCACAGGCAACCAAGGATGTATACTCTGACCCACAAGACTATTCCCGGGTATGGAAACCACTCTCTGCCATGGAGTCTGCTTCTAGCGCTGTGGCTGAGAATGACTCTATCCTCTTGTATGGTGTTCCTATTACCTGGGACAGAGAGAGGAACAGTCAGGGACAGATGCAAGGGACTTTCTACTTAACCTATACCTTCCTCAAGGAATGTGCAATTGATATCAACTTCAACTTCTGCTATCTCTGCATCCGAATGGAGAACCTGAAACTCCAGGGTCCtgtagaagaggaagagaaaggagaagagactgCTCTAATTCAAAACTTTAAGAAGCTTAGCTTGTGCAGAAAAGCAGTAGACCCACCTATGGTCAATACTCTTGATTCTTGTTTGAATGTGGACCCTGACACCTATACCTGGGTGGCTCATGGGCTAACAGATGAAATGGATCAGGATGCCAAAAAAGTTGATCGAAGAGAAGAGCGGACGacaatccatttttttctccaccaTGTATCCATGGAGAACATCCCTGTGGAGGTCACCAGAAAGGGAGCTTGCTTCACTATTGAGATGATCCCAAAGCTGCTGCCAGATAT ccgGAAAGAGAAAGCCATCTGGAAACTGCAATATGCCTCACCCCTTATCACCAGCATTGCCTTAGGCCAGCCCATCAAAGAAG GGTCCTACAAAACCATAAAGTCCAGTATCTTGAAGCATCGGACCTTTGATATCCCACAAGGAAAATTCAAGCTCAATAAGAGTCAGAATAGTGCTGTGCTAGaggcccttcaaaagcctttcacTCTTATTCAAGGGCCACCAG GTACTGGGAAGACAGTGGTTGGGGTCCATATTGTATACTGGTTTAATAAATTAAATCAGGAGAAGCCTGAGACTGACCCACTACCCCTGACAGGGGATAACAAAAACAGAGGGGAGAAGTGCATCCTATATTGTGGGCCATCCAACAAATCTGTTGATGTTGTTTCAG AAATCCTACTTCAGTGGAAGGAGGAGCTCAAGCCTTTGCAGGTATACAGTGAACAGATGGAGGCCATGGAATTCCCTGTACCAGGGAGCTACAGAAAAATGTTTCGCAAAAATACTCGAGAAGGGAAGCCAAAACCTGAACTCAG AGACATCGTTCTCCATCATCGTATCCGGATGCCGTCCAACCCATTCTTTCGCAAGATTATAGAATTTGATGCCAGAGTGAGGAAGGGGGATCAGTTCTCAGAAGATGAAATCGAAGA ATACAAGTCTATCACCAAGCTGGCCCGGATGGTTGAGCTAAAAAACCATGGTATCATCCTCTGTACCTGCTCCTGTGCTGCCTCCTCCATCCTCGTGAAGCACCTCAATGTCAAACAGATTCTCATTGATGAAGCTGGCATGGCCACAGAGCCTGAAAGCCTCATCCCCCTTGTTAACTTTCCCCAGGCTGAGAAG GTGGTGTTGCTAGGGGACCACAAACAGCTTCAGCCTTTTGTAAAGAATGATCACTGTCAAAACCTGGGCTTGGAGAAGTCCCTCTTTGAGCGCTACCATGGTCAAGCCTGGATGCTGGATATACAGTACCGAATG CACAATGATATCTGCAGATTTCCTTCCAAAGAATTTTATGACAACAAATTAAAGACTAGTTTGAAACTAAAGCGAATGCCAAGTGTCTTCTGCCACCCAGACCAAGTTAGCTGCCCCATTATCTTTGGCTATGTCCAAGGAGTGGAGGAGAGCCTTTTGGTTTCtacagatgaaggaaatgaaaactccAGGGCCAACCGGGATGAAGTTGATCATGTG GTTCGAATAGCAAACCAGCTGACCTTGGATAGGACCATCAAGCCTAAGGACATTGCAATCCTCAGCCCCTACAATGCCCAGGTGTCAGAAATCAACAAGAGACTGTTAAAGGAGGGAATTACTGGAGTGACTGTCTCCTCCATCAAGAAAAGTCAAG GAAGCGAGTGGCGATATGTTATACTAAGTACAGTCCGCTCCTGCCCCCCTGGTGAAATTGATGGGAGGCCCACCAAAAGCTGGTTGAAGAAACACCTAGGCTTTGTCAGTGATCCACATCAGGTCAATGTGGGGATCACTCGGGCTCAAGAGGGGCTCTGCATCATTG